The DNA segment CATACTCCATGCCATAACTATGAAAGAACATACGACACAACAATTTATAATCAGGCGTCTTAGTAATCAATCAACTCTCCTAGTACTACTTTACAGCATGTGGCAAGCAGGATAGGGACGACAATGGTTCAGGTTTGGGTAAGATTCCATATCTTCCGTCCATATTCCAATTTCATTCTCATCAGGTATTTaatttcatcttcatcctcaTGCTCGTCGAAAGATTGAATATTCATACACAacccaaatattttattattatcgataattgcattttctcaaatttgaattatttcgagTATGCAGTGAATATTTAGTAAATtattaaggaaaaaaattaaatattaaaattaacaaattaaacattacagaaaaaataacaaaatattataaacaatTTATCCTAACATCATTATAATTCCTACAAAAATCGTATCAACTCTATACTAATAATTTCAGGATGGATATTAGTTTCTCCGTTGGTTCGGGGGAAATTGTCATCCTTAAAGCAGGAGCAGTTGCCTCTTCTCTCTGTTAAGCCTTCCTCAGCATGTGTATTTTTCTACGTGTTAAACATGGGATAAAAAGGTGTTTTTGTCTACCTAAGTTTCAAGAATCTTCTAATGTAGGTGTTTTTGTCTACCTAAGTTTTAAGAATCTTTTGATGTTTAGTTCAGGGCCCTGCTTGACAATTCTCACTTCATCACTTCTACCTTCAACATTCTGCTGTTGCAGTTGCATTAGGGTACCTTCATATTATTCGAAAGAATAAATTCtacaatcaaattaaatattatgaagAAAATATTTCTCACTACGTTTATTACAGTGTATTTTCACTGATGTTGCAAAATAATCTAAGATCTATAGAGTTTAGGGGCGTCGTGTGGTGGAACAGGTGGATGAGGCTCTTTATGACCAATCCATGTAACTCGGATGTTATATAGCATTCTTTTTTCACTTCAAAAATTCAAGTACGTATATATACAAAATGGGATTTTGTCAAGTACCTTAACTTTTTTACAAAAGTTGACGTCACTCCAATTTCTTTCGTCCAGATGAACATCGTCGTCCTCGACACCGTTGTTAGAGCGGTGTTGGCTCTCCCTCCAGATGACAGCTGCCGCAGAGGAGGTAAAAACAACCTTGTCTATGGTGTGTGTCTGTGCACAAGCTTCCAGCACATTGTGTGCTGCTCTTACTTCCAATTCACCCACATATTCCTGTAATTGTGTGTACACACGACACCCTATGTTAATCAAGTGAATTCAATACTTATGATCACCACTTGGAAAACAAGTGTACGTACATCATAAGTTGGGTGATCGGAAAAAGGCTCGAAGGAGTAAAACAAGGCGCAACATCCCTTCAGTGCCTGCATAATGCTACCAAAATCCAATGGATCGGAATGGAATACCCTCAACTTTTCACCATATGTACTCCATTGCCTCTCCTCATACCACTCATCTGAAATCAGTATCACATTAGTTATATGATTTATGACGACAAAATTCAACAATTTATCAATGTAAGGTTGGATCAATTTCATTTATATGGGCTTACAAATGAATAATTATGTATTGTTGATTGTCGGTTAAGTAAAACacaaaataaagtgatcaacCAATATTTCGGATTATTGGGTTTAACGTATCTAATAGATTATTGACCTTTAATGTATAGAGACATAAGgacaatttttgtttttatgatgagctaaaacaaaaatatcagaagataatgataGACATTATCTATGTACGGGTCATAGTAGTCAGATCGAGCGCAATCACGCTCCATATTCTTTCCCCATTAAGAACATATTCAGAAGATAAACCTAAAGGATTCTCTCAAAGAAAAGAGCGCGTACATTTGGAAGATCAAGACATGTTCTAAAAAATTTAGGATTATGGCTTCAGATACGCTTCTGCGTAATTTTCagtcaaaatttttaataatttagcaTGATGTATTATGTGGTTTATGTGGATTTTccacaacaagtggtatcagacaCACTCATGTTTGaataattgatatttgtttaaagttttacGTATTATTTGGCTCCAGatctggaaaagaaaattttgcttgaaatttttgatatgACTTCAGATctggaaaatattttggtttaaaatagatattttaaagtttcagttTCGGTGAAGAGattttgcatgaaaattttaaggaaTCGGTATAAGACTTCGATTTTCCGTCCAATTTTTGTTCAGCAAAAAAATTTTAgaggaaaatcgaaaatttggtTTAAAAGTTTTCGCCAAAATTGACCAAGGGCGCGCTCAAAAGTGTCTAAGATAGTCGCAGGGGTGCCCCCGCACGCCCAAGACGTTCTAGACAGTAGCAGGCGCGCTGGGTGTGATTTCGGGGTGCCCCACCGCATGCCGTATGGAATTTTCCGGAAAAAAAGTTTATTCGTTTTAAGCTTAAAAAttcaattattcaaataatgataaggttatatatattttaaaatagattgATTGAAATAAAATGTCACCAAAATGACCTCTTTTacgaaaattaattttatttttaaatacaaaatgaTTTTGGTATATGTGATTTATATGTATACAATCGGCCCAAAAAgaggttaatatttaatataatcacATATATACTTGTGGTGGTA comes from the Primulina huaijiensis isolate GDHJ02 chromosome 8, ASM1229523v2, whole genome shotgun sequence genome and includes:
- the LOC140983340 gene encoding cinnamoyl-CoA reductase 1-like: MKLIQPYIDKLLNFVVINHITNVILISDEWYEERQWSTYGEKLRVFHSDPLDFGSIMQALKGCCALFYSFEPFSDHPTYDEYVGELEVRAAHNVLEACAQTHTIDKVVFTSSAAAVIWRESQHRSNNGVEDDDVHLDERNWSDVNFCKKVKLWHGVWKTVAEKTAWALAKDRGVNMVSINGGLLMRPDLSIKDPYLLGAAEMFKNGVFVTVDLQFLVDAHICVFEDTCSYGRYLCFNRIINSSKDIVKLATMLLPPTSDDDASGLEEDKKSCSVYQQRISNHKLNKLMLHFDSNYNAAAAPV